The Myxocyprinus asiaticus isolate MX2 ecotype Aquarium Trade chromosome 46, UBuf_Myxa_2, whole genome shotgun sequence genome includes the window agcgatgcccaaagaaatgactttccatggttcggtgaactttcatagatgatgtgctgggacatcgtcccgctgttagtggagagaccactcgggacatcgTGGCTGGTACAGTCAGTGAGTTATTGCtaatttatcttgctagctagctaatgtttacaatcgatataaactcgatattctagataacatgatacctcagcttgagcttaccttttgcttgtgaaatgggcgaggtgtgtgacattggcaccagggtggcgtattaagggcgggttttagggcaacactgTGGGGCTATTGGCCAGATGGCGGGAATGAGGTCCGTGCTGGCCAGCTGATAGccctggcccaatagtggaaaagtggctactgaattctctgattggtggagctctcttcaggattatgagTAGTGCAGTTCTTCAGTGGGAATTTGGCTATCAAACCCTATTTTTTGAAAATGAGGTTGAAATCACATTGACTTGTGGATTCTACAGATGTATGTATCATTGCTTAATAATatcagagctcatggtagatTCTTTTTAAAAGGTTTACGCATTATCGTTACAAATCTATTTCTCATATCTTATATTAACCCATCCCTCTCTTGGCAGACTTGCATGAAAGAGTTTGCCATTCTGATTGGCGAGATGAGGACGAGGTTTGGCCGTGAAAACAGCCCTCTCTGCACTTGTCTTATAACAACATGGGGTTCTAGAAATGTCTGTGCCTCCCCGTCTATTggctgtacaaacagatagtcccgccccaaactcacaccattggtcgagccaaTCTTGCTGTTTTTGAACATAAAAACATGTCCTGCATGAAAGCCATGTACTGTTACACTGTAAttccctttttttgtgtgtgaaaatgttttgttgaaaaataaGGAGAATTCATATGGGCTATATTGGGTTTAATACTGGTTCAGGCACTATGGAGTAAAACATATAGTCACTAATagttaaatgaatgttttttttgtttttttttaaataatggtaCATAGTTCACATCAATGGCTACGCCATTAATAAATTGCACATAATGTAAGAAACAatctgaaacaaaaacaaaaaaagtttatacATTTCTACAatctacagaaataaaatgtagCCTTAAGGAAAAGACAATGGCATAAGAGCAAAGGCTTGGCACATATGTACATTAGAAATACCAGTATCTAATTCATAAGAGTTAACACGATAGCCCCATTTTTAGATGTGATCATAACACTATTTATGTTTAGTTACAGCAAAAGAGCtgtgatttgtttttgtgttttttattttggccAAATTATGTaccacaaatactgtatatggtaATGACATTGTGTAGCTAGAGTGAAAGTTTCCAAGCAATATTACTTATGCATTTGTCCATAATTGAAACGGTTTATGCACATTTctcaacaataacaaaataagggGTAAATATAATAAAGCAAGGAATACAAAGATATTTTGTTGCAGTCATGCAATACAATAATGCACATTAAAAAAGGTGTTCATCTTTGGCTCAACATAGTAAAACACTTACACAGAATGATAAACAGATGTTTTACAAAACAAGATAATAAACAAACCATAGCATGCATTACAAAAAGCTTAATATCACAGGTTTGAAATTATGATACTTTATACTGATGTCTCTCCACCAATTTGAAAGTTGCACATGCATTCAAAATCTTTTTAGAGGCtaaaatatgaatgaaataatacaaaaatatacttatatttctaaaGTAATTATCCTTCATCTACCCAAGTTATTGAAATGACAACCATTTCAGTAGATAATATACTGATACTATAcatttgaaattaaaaaaatatttttttgtatttgaaaTAATATCCAGCTCTTTTTGGTGGATTGGTGATCAAGTATTGCCAAAATGTTTGGAAGGTGTttagaaatctgatatatggtcATATATGAACATTTTATCAAATTAGTTCATATATGTCAGCATATACTATATGgtcatattattttaattatttatatgttCTATTACTATAGATGTTACATATgggaaaacagacattttttgtagtattttgttGCATATATGTACAAATGAGAGCTTTTTACAGTTCTCTTAATACTGGAATTTGTACAGCATCTATTGTCTTTTAGTTCTTGAAGAAGCAAAGGATCAAATTCAGGCAAAATCTTCCTTGGAGAAGTTCTTAAAATTTCTGCTACTGAAGGGATTTGCCATCCTCAAACGTAGATGCCCTCAGGATTTAAAGCCGATGATACTGGACTCTGTAGTCCACGAATGCTGCCAACCACTAGATGAGACAAACCCAGTCGTTTCAATGAACCAGTTGATGAAGCAAAATCTGGGGATAGAAAAATTATTAAGGTGTGGATGTTAAGGAATACCATCTAAAATCTCTTTAATTACATGCATTATGCTTACTTTGTTCATAATGTTCACAAGCATAATGTTATTTTGACATTATGCTTACTCTGGactcttttttccatggaagaaagaaaaatcattaTTGACTCATAATTACTTGATTGGACAGCCAAGAGTTCTTCAAGTATTCAGTAGTATGCTAGCATTTCATTTCGAACATAGTCAAACTTTTGGGTGTTGAAAACTTTTACCTTAACCTACTCCAACCACAAGGTGGCATTTTGGATAAAGCATAACAGAAAATCCACACTGAACTGTATGACTTCTAAAAAGAAGACTTAAAACTCTAATTTTATTTCTCTCTTCTCAGTGATTGACGTCATTATAGTAAGAAAGAAATGACAGATTGCTTGTACAGAGTTAAGACCATTTTAAGTAAACCAATGCAACACTAATCAGTCACAACTGGGACGAAGCAGTAGTTCTGAATCACCCTCAACACtttatggtttacagcaaaaGGTTTTTAACTCTGTACtgcccacaaaaaaataaaaatcccattcatttttgccATAGACAAACTAGCTAACATGTATAAACCTTTGAAGACAAACCTACCATGAACTCCAAGATAGTTAATCAATATTATATCCTTCTTTAGAAGCCACAAGTGAGagttcaacttcatttaaaaaaaaaagaaaaatgtttgacAGTCAAATTTCCAATAAAGAACTACCCAActcataatcctgaagagagatcccaCAATCAAAAAAAGTCACTGTTATTATGGAAAAGGAGCAGGGTGTATCGTTGCTGCTGGCGCTgtcaatgacgaagacgatgacgatgaagaacccaagtgcaaatttattaataaacgtgaaaaccaaaaaaccctaattaaaaacatgaaacataaacgacttaactaaacttaacttgacatgacatgacatgacttgactatagacctgacataaacatgacttgacatggcatggcatggcatggcatggcatggcatggcatgaacTATCCAACAATGTTACAATCACATTACCTGACAAAGCACaatgggaaaacatgagggcttaaatacatggacatgggagaacacatgacaaagataaccaatgaaaaaacagaaatgataacaggataacaagacaataaaccaacaatgaaaacaagacacatgaacatggagggaaaacaggacatcacctgactagggacacatgacatgaaacaggaaataaactttcaaaataaaagacatgaaatacgtgaacacacacattaaacattacacaggTACCTCACACTCCCAAGAAGCATTGCGAAGGTCATTATTGAGTCATTCTAccttacactctcaaactatttgGATATTTGTTTGTATCTGAATAATTCACAATAAacctaaaatatattgttttatacttGTAATCAACCCCTATGcatcagtagttttatattgtaCTATTGTTTTACATTCaattatgtcatttgcaatgttattggattgtagttcatttcctcatAAAAGATGTTAAGGACACTTAATCTTTTTTCCAATTTTGGTGTTCCTTTTTGCTCAAAATCATGCTCGTATTGGATTATCTCAGAATGGAGAAGcctttggagaaaatgaatggggaaaataccaGAACTAAGGCCAGAACCAgaaaaagtgggcggtcactgttgcgctctattggaaACTTTTATCTAAAATTGCTTTACCATCTTGAAAAGCAACGAATGTAAGAGACAGCATGATCAAAACGTTTTTTATTTATGCAcatgcacaatttacatatcttGCCACTGCACTAAACTGAAACCAGATGTGGTCTTGCCGTTAATGACATTAATAAAACACTCATTATTCATTATTGAGGTCTTGTCGTCATTCCTGAGTGCTTACACTAGTCATATACTATACAAACAGAACATAATTCCGGCTTTAGTTATGTTGTTAAAAAACATTACCTTTGTCACCTGTTGTGTTGCTGGAGTCCTCATCGCTGGGGTCCACGGGTAGAACCGTGACTTTGGTCCCTGTTTGTTGGATGAACTGCTGCAGGTTTACCTGCCTCAACTCTTTGGTCAGCTGTTCTAGCTCATACTGACTCTCCTGGGGAAGAGAGGGTGGAGGGGTGCTAATGAAATGTTTGTCCATTACTGCAACTGGCAAACTGTCTGCACTTGTGCAACATTAAATGCCTATAAACAGTAATAATGCTCTAATGTACTTCCGTAAAATTAgctcatatttttgaaaatacttGCGTCATTTGTAGGTTCTGAGTGATTGCAACAAGTGAGAAATGTAATAATGCTTCTGACAGAACTCTACTGTAAAGACCAGCTTAGAACAGCATTTCTATGGTGGACCAAACCTTGTGCTGGTTTTCAACCAAGGGGTCAATATTTGGTTGGTTAGCATCAGTAGCACCTGAAGCTAAatatacattattactattgcataatgtaatataattgggGGTGTTGTCTGGGCTTCATAAATTATATAACATAAATATTACTTTTCGTGtcattctatccctgtgcaataatttttaatgaaaaattctatatttttaaagccttaaaagtaatcatatagccccattttattatatgatttcaagttaaatatcaataaattactacTTAAGGTGTAGGCCTATCTGTCATAAGAATacgtacaccttaagaagtatgacaatttgtatgacagttgcttatcataataatcgcaattatttattaaaaattattgtcagccaaatttcataatcgtaacagccctagctgcaatggggtctgagttcttaaggagcagtggtgtgaacaacaaggggtctgagaccacattaatgtgaagagcaccaaaaaagaaactgggtcctcttttaatTCCACTTAAactgtgaacaccaaaagcactgaggtcatttgcggctggttccctttctggttcactttaaccaAACTGTGTTTGGTTCACTTAAAAggtactatatgtgaaaccacctTAGACACCGTTTCAAGTTGAAAAAACTTCCactgttaaaaatgcatctcaagacacctacaTCTTTTCATCTTTTAAGAATGCTTTAACCAGTAGTTAcgtgaatgctacacatactcaAGAAAACACTTGCGCACCTGGTGCCCCTGCTGGTGGATGCcataaaaacattataatggagttaaaaagcatctttctccattgacggcCATTCAAATATAGCTATATATTCTGATTCTGAAGAAATATTATTTTGCAAGCAAAATATAAGTCgcaaatatttcataatattataGTAGGTGTTTTTCCAGTGaacattttttttggggggaggggggggcgcTCTGAAATGCGTGAAATGGACTTCACAGCTCAGAATGGTCACTAGTGACGGGTTTGGGACAGTGCATGCTCTTGGGGTGCCATTAGCCAATCAGCATGGTCAGCATGTAAGGACATAATTTTCTTGCGGCTCCAGATAATTCAAACTACTTGTTTGTGGAGctgagtgcccatgagcaaagatggctgaATTCAAGTCATGTACTACTAGGGGATCATGTGCTACCTTAGCAACTGCCATTGAAATGAAAAATGGCTAGCTTTCTCCAGATATTACAGACCTACCTTGGGGAAAACCAGCACATCAACAACCACAACCCAACATATGCCGGTCTTTTTGGCAGGAAACATGAGCACTAGACCATCAATAACTGTACACTCaataatgttttgtgtttgttgcaCTGACACCTAGAAACTTAGATGCAGGATCCCGCAAGAGCAAATGTTCTCAGATATCAATGTCATTGTACAGTGCGCTATTTgcagtcagacatgattaatttattccgtGAGTGAAAGGGTCCAATTACAGTggattattgagataaagcgAGAAATATTCGGCTTTTCATATGATCTCAATATGGCACCGCTCATGAATGTGAATAAAGCAACTTTTCCTCTAAAGGACAgtgtatacttagtttttccacGTGCCATTACATCTTTCGCATGGTCGAGCGCTTTGTCCTTTCTAAATATGCTTTTTTGCACTATGAcactctttagtacagtcaacagcaggcGCATGTGCCAACGATACACACAGTCGAGGACTGTCTGAGTGTCTAGAAAAACGTGTACGTCCTGTACTAATATCGAAATTTATGCCACGTGCACTGTGTGCAAGACGTAGCGGCACatggaaaacatacattttaaacatataacaacattttaaacattgctgacttcaatttaaaatgtaaaatttcagtATTTCATATCAACCCCCATAGCTCAAATTAATCAGAGTTTATGTTTGTTAACCATGACGTACCTGTAGTCTCTTGAATGACTCAGTAATTGAGCGGTCCACTGCTCTACAGCTGTTCTCAAGCTGGGCCGTGTGCTGAGACTGAGCCTTAAGTTCTGCTTTCACCCTCTGAAGTCTTGCCTTCACCTCACCTTCGGTGGCCTGCTGCGTCTCTCTGATCTCCTTATGCTGCAGTTGAGCCTCCAGTTCTGCCTCTACACCCTGCAGACACATCAGCCGCTGCTCTAAATCTGTCTCGCAACTGCACAGACGACTGCCCAACTCCTCCAGCCGCTCCTGCAGCTGCCTCTCGCTCTCCTGCTCAATTTGGAGCTCGGTGGCCCAGAATTCCTCCTCCTCAATCTCCACCTTGTTCCTTCGCACCTGCTTCTCCAACCTTGCAATCTCCTCTGTCACTTTCACATACGGATTGCCATCCTCTACAGTTTTCTCATTCAACATCTGAAGCTCTGCCTCATATGCTTCCATCCTGCGGTCTAGAAATGTTAGGGTCTCCCTTTGAAGCTTCACCAGTTGGGTAAGATCCTCCATGCGGTTGCCTGACAACCGAGGGGACATTGATGCTGTATTATAGCCACTGTTCACTACAACCACTCTGTGTTTGCCATTACTGTCGCTGAGTCTGCCTCCACTAAGTATGTCCCGGAGGCTGCGGGGCACACCTGTGAAGGTCAAAGATTTGCGGCGTGGCTCAAGCCGGCGCAGGGAGCGGTCACCTGGAGCTCGAAGCTTGGCCATCAATGGAAGACTCTGCCGATGCAAGCCACGCTCTGGACCCCTAGGTTTCAGACCTTTGGATGGGTGGTACTCATTCAGAGAGGGGCCCGTGCGGTGCAGGACAAACTGCACGTCGCCGGCATATTGCCCCCAAGTGTTGAGAGAGGCGACCGGGCTCTCGTGAGGAACAAGATGCCGTTCAGTGTCCCTCCATTTTTCGATCAGTGTGTAGCGCCCCGTGCGACCTACAAAAATGGAATTTAAGGAATCAGTGACAGGCAAATTATTTGCTGTTTTACAGCTTCATAAAACTTGAAACAGAACACACTAGTTGTAGGTACAACTTTTATGTAACttcttttgtcattttaatgCCTGACAGCCACTGATCAAAGTCAAATGGCTTtgaaatgatatgagggtgaaaaattatgacagacttttcatttttgggtggactattcatTTAAGATTACAGTACTAAACTAGATAGTTAAAGTTTGTCAAGAAAAACtttaatgttggcttgacaaagtctgaaagcttaaaaagttttaaaaacttgaagtttgaaggttaaATAGGCCTAGGTTAAGAgtcagacaggcagatagatagtcagatagaCAGAAAGTTAGACAGATTCAGGTAGACAGACAAAACTGATAAAGACAGTGCATTACTAAGTGGCTGCTAAGGTGTCGAAAGTGGTTGCTAGGTAATCTGGCTGGTTACTAAGGagttttggctggttgctagaaATTTCAAGGCTGTGTTAGCTTGACAGTGTTTTGGCTGATTGCTAGCCATAGCTagagtgttctggttggttgctaggctgttttggCTTGTTGCTAGTTTGTCCGCTACGGGAAAACCGTAAGCTCAATCAGAAAAGACATGGCACACTAATGCCTaatttatactatggaagaagccaaacttttttctcctggacgaactaaagcaccctaggcgaaCGAAGCTGACATTTATAGTACGTGCGgtgtcattttaaaattagtccGTTGAGGGTAATGTCACAGTGTTTcacgtactgttccagccacgGAAGTAATGGCAATAACGCAGGTCTTTCTCTCTGTGGAGTTCCATTTGATAATTTATGTCTTGGTTTAGgtattttgaaaaaaccctaaactAAGTCTATAGATTAACAGTATGTTGGTTTTGTCATGCCAAATAACAAGACTGCCAATCATGTCAGAGTCATGGCCTAGCGGTAAGCACACATGCTTTCACTCACTTGGCTGTGCTAATACAGGCAACACTGTTTTGAATTCAGATGCGGATTTCCCAATTCGCCCACAACTTTGCCGATCATTTCCAGTCCTCAATTTGTATCCATAGAAGttgaaaaaaaccccaaaaaaacaatAAGTCTTCTTGATATGGTTTGTGCACCTCAGTGGAATCGAAGCTAATAGGCAACTGAAATTTTAAgaaatatacttaaaaaaaaaaaaaaaggacagctAACTCCTGAAACAGAGAAAGGGGAGTTAAGTGTTCTTTCTTTTTCAAGAATGAGTCACATTTTCCATGTCAGCGGGCACTTTGGTTGAGCCAGGGTTTCTCACTAGTTCAAGAGGGGGCCCTTAGATTATACCAGTCTGAGTGCAGCTGAAAATAGAATCAAACGGTGACGTCAACTAAGACAGGtttaaatcaaaaacaaattgctCTGGGTCCTGCTGGTGTTGTAATTAACTGAAATCTGCTTCttagaaaaaaacatttgtgcttCCCTGTGGAACTAATCTAAAATATGGCTGATGTCTTTGACGTCTGAAGCTGTTGGAAAGCCAGTACATACTCTCTGATATTTAATCTGCTTTTCAATTATAAAGTGGGTAATGATTACTGAATTAGCCTGGATGCCAGATGGTTTCAGCATTATTCAGAATTTATGGTATCTGTGTTAGCCACGATGATCTTATAATGAATTATAGCTCCAAGTCTTCCATACCAGTGTTGGGCAGTAAGTAAAATGATCAACAGTGACAGTAGCTCAACTGTAACTCAAATAGTTTTTCCAATATTAGGCATATTTCTTCCAACAAATAGTGGTACTGTGCTATATCATGCACACTCAGGTTTATAAATGAGCGAGCTGAAACGAAAAAAGATTAATCTAGCACGCTTACaagcacaccaatacgctgattactaccaaaaatcagctcatTCAAAAGGTAAATGTTTTTACATGCAACTCGTAATTGGTTAATGGGCAAAAATCGACATGTGTCAATCAGTTTATTCTTATGCCATTTATGACCTTTAAGGGATTTAAATGGCCTTACAAAATgtaggcttattaagcataatcagtgtagtAACATGCAGTAAATGTGCTCAGTGTTAACACTATAcattaaggttgtatttgttaacataattCAACTACATtaacaaacatgaactaacaatgaacaatgaacaataaaaatGTCACCCTACTTGACATCCTCATTGTTTTGTACCAGATAAACACTGTTCAgatttttgaaatagttttttccaattaacactttttattgattcacacaatcgaaacagaaaagcaaaacatatattcacagaatcaacttttaacccccattattccctttccccctcccaatccccaaccccaccctgaccctcaacaagcttgagtatacacaaaaaaaaaaaaaaaaaaaaaacacaaaaaaaaaaacatatatatatatatatatatatatatatatatatatatatatatatatatatatacatacacacacacacacactgctggtcaaaagttttgaaacacttgactgaaatgtttttcatgatcttaaaaatcttttgatctgaaggcgtatgcttaaatgtttgaaatgtaatttcatttaacaataggagcgctccacatcgaggcagccatctgcggcgccatcatgatgtatatgatccaataccaagtttaaatctttctcccataatctcttgagggaAGTTGAAGCtcagtcccccagactctgaattagcagggagtaatacactgatgcctcatgaccttttccaaaagtagttatcaccactcccagagtatctgccgctctggggggggtgtatgctgctcccaaaaatagtacagagcaggtggcgcagctgtaaatacctgaagaattgagacctgggaatcccaaaatgttgaaccatattttcaaagaatctcaacactccactctcatataggtcactgagcatattaacgtccctcacaatccactctgtccagcagaaaggggacttattaatacataattttgagttcagccatatgctcaaagcaacatttaaataaatgtctgaattaaacactctggacacttttgtacatatcacgtgcaaatgcgaaataacggggtgtaacttaacttctccggttagtttgatagaaaggctttgcaatggcgaaatacgggcaagaacttcctgttcattacaaaaccagggagggtctgagaccgaatgcgtaataataaaacgaaatcttgggtaggcctagcccacctttgtcaatcggcctatgtaacttactgaagtgtaatctgggacgtttaccattccaaatgaaagacttcgctatgctatcaaattgcttgaaataagagagggggacatctatagggagagattgtagcaggtagctgaattttggaatacaattcattttaataacattaaccttcccagtcatagataaatgtaatgaagcccacctgtccacatcgctcataaacctttttattaaagggtcaaaattaactaactaaattacacaaatttgctgggaataaaatacccaaatacttaatgccctgtttgggccactggaaggccccggctgaaaagccgttaccgggaaGTAccctgtcagagccaaagcttcggattgagaccaattgactctgtatcctgagaactaaGAAAAGGAATTaacaattctgtggaggcaaggcacagatctagtaggttcggagacaagtaataaaataaaaaattataagtaataagcaaaagcttatgcgccacacctcccgccaccacccttggaaaatcgtccttctttcttatcgtggctgctaatggttccagggcaagacagaagaATAAGGGGAaaagagggtaaccctgccgggtgcccctatccagaataaaagAATCCGAAATTAATCCATTCTTTTGTaacgccactaccgggtgtctataaagtaacttaatccacccaataaaagtattcccgaacccgtacatttccaaaatcttaaaaagataatcccattctaccatatcaaacgccttttcggtgtcaagtgagatggaagcgaccggagtctgatcgttcgtcactgcccacatgacattaatgaaacacctaatgttatcagaagagctacagccctgaatgaaccccacctgatctatatgtataagagatttcataactttacttaattcgttattgtataatttttgacaatattttaacatctagctggatcagggaaattggatggtaactcttacactcatttggatctttgtcctttttaagaatcagactgatccgggcttgtgtcatggttggtggaagctttccatcctttaatgattccgtataaacttctagcaaaagtggagccagttctgtagcataagatctaaaaaattcaacgGCAACgccgtctggccctggagcctcaggtttttttaaatagtttaccaTAAcctgatataaaattaagctaTGTAAGTTATATAATTGTTATCCAATTAAATACcttgttagctactttttgttattaAGCGTAGCTAACACAtttttcaaaagggtagcttgaTCTTGTGgcattgcaaattacatttttaaagtagctTCTTAAAATATGAAGGACAATATTAAAGAAACAGCTTATTTCTCTGTTATACTGAGACTTCTTACCAATGGCTTGAGCCAGAGCAATGACCACTTCCTGGCAGGTGGTGGCCTCTGTGACACCACAGACCACACGCTGAACTCCATCGACCCATACCTTCAGCTCCATCCTGGGTCAAACTCTGCAGTGTCTGGGGCTGCTGGTCTGATACTTCATTCCTCCTTGCTCCAGGGGTCCAGCGCTACAGATGTCACCCTCCCACAGCAATTCTGCACAGAAAGAGAATAAACACAATGCAGGATGGGTTAGGAAACACTTGGGGGTACTATAGAATATGCATCTCACTGCCAAACTTAGATGTTCTGTGGCGGGACATATAAAAGGGTTTGTCCTTTTGTTTTTAATAGCTAATAGCATTTAATTTACATCACAGCTTTGAATCCTGATTTGCTATTGCCAGGGGCAGTTGGTATTAGGAGGAGGGAAATTCTCAATCTAGATATCATTTTACTGGACAAATATTTGAATACAAGGTGAGTTATCAATGTTTTGG containing:
- the LOC127436191 gene encoding ras association domain-containing protein 8-like isoform X1, coding for MELKVWVDGVQRVVCGVTEATTCQEVVIALAQAIGRTGRYTLIEKWRDTERHLVPHESPVASLNTWGQYAGDVQFVLHRTGPSLNEYHPSKGLKPRGPERGLHRQSLPLMAKLRAPGDRSLRRLEPRRKSLTFTGVPRSLRDILSGGRLSDSNGKHRVVVVNSGYNTASMSPRLSGNRMEDLTQLVKLQRETLTFLDRRMEAYEAELQMLNEKTVEDGNPYVKVTEEIARLEKQVRRNKVEIEEEEFWATELQIEQESERQLQERLEELGSRLCSCETDLEQRLMCLQGVEAELEAQLQHKEIRETQQATEGEVKARLQRVKAELKAQSQHTAQLENSCRAVDRSITESFKRLQESQYELEQLTKELRQVNLQQFIQQTGTKVTVLPVDPSDEDSSNTTGDKDFASSTGSLKRLGLSHLVVGSIRGLQSPVSSALNPEGIYV
- the LOC127436191 gene encoding ras association domain-containing protein 8-like isoform X2 codes for the protein MELKVWVDGVQRVVCGVTEATTCQEVVIALAQAIGRTGRYTLIEKWRDTERHLVPHESPVASLNTWGQYAGDVQFVLHRTGPSLNEYHPSKGLKPRGPERGLHRQSLPLMAKLRAPGDRSLRRLEPRRKSLTFTGVPRSLRDILSGGRLSDSNGKHRVVVVNSGYNTASMSPRLSGNRMEDLTQLVKLQRETLTFLDRRMEAYEAELQMLNEKTVEDGNPYVKVTEEIARLEKQVRRNKVEIEEEEFWATELQIEQESERQLQERLEELGSRLCSCETDLEQRLMCLQGVEAELEAQLQHKEIRETQQATEGEVKARLQRVKAELKAQSQHTAQLENSCRAVDRSITESFKRLQESQYELEQLTKELRQVNLQQFIQQTGTKVTVLPVDPSDEDSSNTTDFASSTGSLKRLGLSHLVVGSIRGLQSPVSSALNPEGIYV